The Humulus lupulus chromosome 4, drHumLupu1.1, whole genome shotgun sequence genome has a window encoding:
- the LOC133832558 gene encoding uncharacterized protein LOC133832558, protein MIIPAKIFKEISTMCRAFLWSGQASLAGTGRLSWDYVCQSKKAGGLGFKNSTDWNIAAMGKYVWAVVEKKDNLWVKWVHHVYIKQEDWWNYSAPVYSSWYWRKIDEVKRKFKSLIARLQVHKEEYRISIGYSYIHPSLDKVHWSKEVWGRLNTPKHSFIFWLAVHNRLNTKDRLKRHGVLDQSECLFYGVVEESCEHLFFNCQFSLSCYHQILQWLNWRTHLSSLSKIIRWIERASNTKFHKQVFSAAIAALLYQIWKARNDALWLGKIMQPYLIVQNTKVSVKNRISYILPKKISQRDRDWFGVL, encoded by the coding sequence ATGATTATTCCTGCTAAGATTTTTAAGGAGATTTCCACTATGTGTAGGGCTTTTCTTTGGAGTGGTCAAGCTTCTCTGGCAGGTACGGGTCGGCTTTCTTGGGACTATGTTTGCCAGTCAAAGAAAGCTGGTGGTTTGGGTTTCAAAAATAGCACAGATTGGAATATTGCAGCTATGGGAAAGTATGTTTGGGCTGTTGTTGAGAAGAAGGATAACCTTTGGGTTAAATGGGTTCACCATGTCTATATCAAGCAAGAAGATTGGTGGAATTACTCAGCCCCTGTTTATagtagttggtattggaggaaaatTGATGAAGTGAAAAGGAAATTTAAAAGTTTGATAGCAAGGCTGCAAGTGCACAAAGAAGAGTATCGGATCAGCATAGGGTATTCTTATATTCATCCTTCTCTAGATAAAGTGCATTGGAGTAAGGAGGTTTGGGGAAGGTTGAATACTCCTAAACATAGCTTTATTTTTTGGCTGGCTGTTCATAATAGATTGAATACTAAAGATAGACTTAAAAGACATGGTGTTCTTGACCAATCTGAATGTTTGTTCTATGGTGTTGTTGAAGAATCTTGTGAGCATTTATTCTTTAACTGCCAGTTTAGTCTATCTTGTTACCATCAGATTTTACAGTGGCTGAATTGGAGAACTCATCTATCTTCCTTGAGTAAGATCATTAGGTGGATTGAGAGGGCTTCAAATACTAAATTTCATAAACAAGTTTTTTCGGCTGCCATAGCAGCCTTGCTCTATCAGATTTGGAAGGCTAGGAACGATGCTTTGTGGCTCGGGAAGATTATGCAGCcctatttaattgttcaaaatacTAAAGTTAGTGTTAAAAATAGAATTTCATACATATTGCCAAAGAAAATTAGTCAAAGAGATAGAGATTGGTTTGGAGTTTTGTAA